A genomic stretch from Haloarchaeobius amylolyticus includes:
- the gatB gene encoding Asp-tRNA(Asn)/Glu-tRNA(Gln) amidotransferase subunit GatB, whose translation MTAQAVQPDELAAVIGLEVHVQLETDTKIFCGCPTEPTEEPNTNVCPVCLGLPGALPVLNEGAVEAAVKVGKAIDADIPEETRFHRKNYYYPDLPKNFQITQYDEPVCRDGELEISVEGERKDIRIRRAHLEEDPGSLQHVGGDIDNADYTLVNYNRAGTPLMEIVTEPDFRSPQEARAFLAKLTEVLEYLGVFDSQRDGSLRVDANLSIVPADEVADDGSISKEVLEDANRTEVKNISSHKGAEKALAYERNRQKNLVQRGKAVAQETRHFNETHGTTVSMRSKEEEKDYRYFEEADLPPLQVSDWKERIAIPELPDARRERFQEEYGLDRESASKLTSTKQVADFYEDVAEQFDPDLAATWVADNLLGELNYRDMAITDVAHRLDEFTRLVELVAEDEITTKNAEEIVLRSMLDDGDAPDDIVDREGLGKTGEDEVATAVQEAIDENPDAVEDYYDGEDGALNFLVGQVMQKTQGSADPGTVNQKLRAALDE comes from the coding sequence ATGACTGCGCAGGCTGTGCAGCCGGACGAACTCGCGGCCGTCATCGGGCTGGAGGTCCACGTCCAGCTGGAGACGGACACCAAGATATTCTGTGGCTGTCCGACGGAACCGACCGAGGAACCGAACACGAACGTCTGTCCCGTCTGCCTCGGTCTGCCGGGCGCCCTGCCCGTCCTCAACGAGGGCGCGGTCGAGGCCGCCGTGAAGGTCGGCAAGGCCATCGACGCCGACATCCCCGAGGAGACCCGGTTCCACCGGAAGAACTACTACTACCCCGACCTGCCGAAGAACTTCCAGATCACCCAGTACGACGAGCCGGTCTGTCGCGACGGCGAGCTCGAGATCTCGGTCGAGGGCGAGCGCAAGGACATCCGCATCCGCCGCGCCCACCTCGAGGAGGACCCCGGCAGCCTCCAGCACGTCGGCGGCGACATCGACAACGCGGACTACACGCTGGTCAACTACAACCGCGCCGGCACGCCCCTGATGGAGATCGTCACGGAGCCGGACTTCCGCAGCCCGCAGGAGGCCCGGGCCTTCCTCGCGAAGCTCACCGAGGTCCTCGAATATCTGGGCGTGTTCGACAGCCAGCGCGACGGCAGCCTGCGCGTGGACGCCAACCTCTCCATCGTCCCGGCCGACGAGGTCGCCGACGACGGCAGCATCTCGAAGGAGGTCCTCGAGGACGCGAACCGCACCGAGGTCAAGAACATCTCCAGCCACAAGGGCGCCGAGAAGGCGCTGGCCTACGAGCGCAACCGCCAGAAGAACCTGGTCCAGCGCGGCAAGGCCGTCGCCCAGGAGACGCGCCACTTCAACGAGACCCACGGCACCACCGTCTCGATGCGCTCGAAGGAGGAGGAGAAGGACTACCGCTACTTCGAGGAGGCCGACCTCCCGCCGCTGCAGGTCTCGGACTGGAAGGAGCGCATCGCCATCCCGGAACTCCCGGACGCCCGCCGCGAGCGCTTCCAGGAGGAGTACGGTCTCGACCGCGAATCCGCCTCCAAACTCACCAGCACGAAGCAGGTCGCGGACTTCTACGAGGACGTCGCCGAGCAGTTCGACCCCGACCTCGCCGCGACGTGGGTCGCCGACAACCTCCTCGGCGAGCTCAACTACCGCGACATGGCCATCACGGACGTGGCCCACCGCCTCGACGAGTTCACCCGGCTCGTCGAACTCGTCGCCGAGGACGAGATTACGACGAAGAACGCCGAGGAGATAGTCCTCCGAAGCATGCTCGACGACGGCGATGCACCGGACGACATCGTCGACCGCGAGGGCCTCGGCAAGACCGGCGAGGACGAGGTCGCGACCGCGGTGCAGGAAGCCATCGACGAGAATCCCGACGCTGTCGAGGACTACTACGACGGCGAGGACGGCGCGCTGAACTTCCTCGTCGGCCAGGTCATGCAGAAGACCCAGGGCTCTGCGGACCCCGGGACCGTCAACCAGAAGCTCCGGGCCGCGCTGGACGAGTAG
- a CDS encoding DUF7518 family protein: MPKNRVEELEATVNELESTVRGLTEELVETKERVRILEAELEADPRSVAPETADADTAESSETEMLEPEPGVSQEAAQSEVDAAAAMANHEGEGAKSAEEEPDDDTDESGLGDDIIVA; this comes from the coding sequence ATGCCGAAGAACCGGGTCGAGGAACTCGAGGCCACCGTCAACGAACTCGAATCGACCGTTCGCGGTCTCACGGAGGAACTCGTCGAGACCAAAGAGCGCGTTCGGATTCTGGAAGCAGAACTGGAAGCAGACCCCCGCAGCGTCGCGCCCGAGACGGCCGACGCCGACACGGCGGAGTCGTCCGAAACCGAGATGCTGGAGCCCGAACCGGGCGTCAGCCAGGAGGCGGCACAGTCCGAGGTGGACGCGGCCGCCGCGATGGCTAATCACGAAGGCGAAGGCGCTAAGAGTGCCGAGGAAGAACCGGACGACGACACCGACGAGTCCGGGCTCGGCGACGACATCATCGTCGCGTAA
- the smc gene encoding chromosome segregation protein SMC, producing MHIKELVLDNFKSFGRKTRIPFYEDFTVVTGPNGSGKSNIIDAVLFALGLARTRGIRAEKLTDLIYNPGHDDGGESSGPREASVEVILDNADGKLDRAQVVNAAGSEDVGDVDEIRIKRRVKETEDNYYSYYYLNGRSVNLSDIQDLLAQAGVTPEGYNVVMQGDVTEIINMTPHSRREIIDEIAGVAEFDAKKADAMEELETVEERINEAELRISEKRERLTQLEDERQQALRYRRLRRERERYEGYLKAAELEDKREDLAAADEKIEAKQEELDDLQRDLDEKQGKVVRLQEDLEDLNAEIERKGEDEQLEIKRDIESLKGDISRLEDKIAASEEAIEEAENKRRDAFVQIDRKQEEVDDIEAEIRETKVQKSSLKADIQTKQAELADVQAEIDAIDTEYDELKADLQARKEDLDEQKDAKNELQREKDRLLDEARRRSNEASEIETEIEETRAEIPEVEADITDLEDELEKARRNVLNIEGVVDDLKAEKQERQGDLDEVEDELQAKQQEYAELEANAGQSGDSSFGRSVTTVLNSGIDGVHGAVAQLGSVDPQYATACETAAGGRMANVVVRDDVIGQRCIEHLKSRNAGRATMLPMNKMRDRSLPSAPNVPGVVDFAYNLIDFDQQYAGIFSHVVGDTLVVEDLDTARDMQGDYRLVTLDGDLVEKSGAMTGGSSKGSRYSFDASGEGQLKRVAERISELEDERQSIREDVRSIESRLDDARDRKSDAADEVRSIESDIESRESEKERLESRIAELEERQQEIQAERESVDEEMQEIEAGIAERKEAIAEIEADIEELESELADSRIPELTAEVESIEAEIDDLEDRTDDLDGDLNELQLEKQYAEEAIEGLHDDIEAAQNKKAEHEERIADIEETIDEKEAELEAKRRKVLELENELSELKDEREDLREDLKEAEKARDSVKSQVDAVKSKLDSLTDTREQLAWEIENLEEEVGDYDPEDIPDHDEVVRMVECFEGDMNAMEPVNMKAIDDYDEVKDALDTLVEGRDTLTEERDGIVERIESYEAQKKQTFMDSFEAIDENFQEIFSQLSAGTGHLHLEDEADPFDGGLTMKAQPGDKPIQRLDAMSGGEKSLTALAFIFAIQRHNPAPFYALDEVDAFLDAVNAERVGQMVDELAGRAQFVVVSHRTAMLDRSERAIGVTMQQDNVSAVTGIDLSEGGDVDEEVPADD from the coding sequence ATGCACATCAAAGAGCTCGTTCTCGACAACTTCAAGAGCTTCGGCCGGAAGACACGGATTCCCTTCTACGAGGACTTCACCGTCGTCACCGGGCCGAACGGCTCCGGCAAGTCGAACATCATCGACGCCGTCCTGTTCGCACTCGGCCTGGCCCGCACCCGCGGCATCCGGGCCGAGAAACTGACCGACCTCATCTACAACCCCGGCCACGACGACGGGGGCGAGTCGAGCGGCCCGCGCGAGGCCAGCGTCGAGGTCATCCTCGACAACGCCGACGGGAAGCTCGACCGCGCCCAGGTCGTCAACGCCGCCGGCTCCGAGGACGTCGGGGACGTCGACGAGATACGTATCAAACGACGCGTCAAGGAGACCGAGGACAACTACTACTCCTACTACTACCTCAACGGTCGCTCGGTCAACCTCTCGGACATCCAGGACCTGCTCGCACAGGCCGGCGTCACCCCGGAAGGGTACAACGTCGTCATGCAGGGCGACGTGACCGAGATCATCAACATGACGCCCCACTCCCGGCGCGAGATCATCGACGAGATCGCCGGGGTCGCGGAGTTCGACGCGAAGAAGGCCGACGCGATGGAGGAACTGGAGACGGTCGAAGAGCGCATCAACGAGGCCGAGTTGCGCATCTCAGAGAAGCGCGAGCGCCTCACCCAGCTCGAGGACGAACGCCAGCAGGCCCTGCGGTATCGCCGGCTCCGCCGCGAGCGCGAGCGCTACGAGGGCTACCTGAAGGCGGCCGAACTCGAGGACAAGCGCGAGGACCTCGCCGCGGCCGACGAGAAGATCGAGGCCAAGCAGGAGGAACTCGACGACCTCCAGCGCGACCTCGACGAGAAGCAGGGCAAGGTCGTCCGCCTGCAGGAGGACCTGGAGGACCTCAACGCCGAGATCGAGCGCAAGGGCGAGGACGAGCAACTCGAGATCAAGCGCGACATCGAGAGCCTCAAGGGCGACATCTCGCGGCTGGAGGACAAGATCGCCGCGAGCGAGGAGGCCATCGAGGAGGCCGAGAACAAGCGCCGGGACGCCTTCGTCCAGATCGACCGCAAGCAGGAGGAGGTCGACGACATCGAGGCCGAGATCCGCGAGACGAAGGTCCAGAAGTCCTCGCTGAAGGCGGACATCCAGACGAAGCAGGCCGAACTCGCGGACGTCCAGGCCGAGATCGACGCGATAGACACCGAGTACGACGAACTCAAGGCCGACCTCCAGGCCCGCAAGGAGGACCTGGACGAGCAGAAGGACGCGAAGAACGAACTCCAGCGCGAGAAGGACCGCCTGCTCGACGAGGCCCGGCGACGCTCGAACGAGGCCAGCGAGATCGAGACGGAGATCGAGGAGACGCGGGCCGAGATTCCCGAGGTCGAGGCCGACATCACCGACCTCGAGGACGAACTGGAGAAGGCCCGCCGGAACGTCCTCAACATCGAGGGGGTCGTCGACGACCTCAAGGCCGAGAAGCAGGAGCGTCAGGGGGACCTCGACGAGGTCGAGGACGAACTCCAGGCCAAACAGCAGGAGTACGCCGAACTGGAGGCCAACGCTGGCCAGTCCGGTGACTCCTCGTTCGGTCGCTCCGTGACGACCGTCCTGAACTCCGGCATCGACGGGGTCCACGGCGCGGTCGCCCAGCTCGGCAGCGTCGACCCGCAGTACGCGACCGCCTGCGAGACGGCGGCCGGCGGCCGGATGGCCAACGTGGTCGTCCGGGACGACGTCATCGGCCAGCGCTGTATCGAGCACCTCAAGTCCCGGAACGCGGGCCGGGCGACGATGCTGCCGATGAACAAGATGCGCGACCGGTCGCTCCCGAGCGCGCCGAACGTCCCCGGTGTCGTGGACTTCGCGTACAACCTCATCGACTTCGACCAGCAGTACGCCGGCATCTTCAGCCACGTCGTCGGCGACACGCTGGTCGTCGAGGACCTGGACACCGCCCGCGACATGCAGGGGGACTACCGGCTGGTCACGCTCGACGGCGACCTCGTCGAGAAGTCCGGCGCGATGACCGGGGGCTCCTCGAAAGGGTCCAGATACTCCTTCGACGCCTCCGGCGAGGGCCAGCTCAAGCGCGTCGCCGAACGCATCTCCGAACTGGAGGACGAGCGCCAGTCCATCCGCGAGGACGTCCGCAGCATCGAGTCGCGGCTGGACGACGCGCGCGACCGCAAGAGCGACGCGGCCGACGAGGTGCGCTCCATCGAGAGCGACATCGAGTCCAGGGAGAGCGAGAAGGAGCGCCTGGAGTCCCGCATCGCCGAACTCGAGGAGCGCCAGCAGGAGATCCAGGCCGAACGCGAGTCGGTCGACGAGGAGATGCAGGAGATCGAGGCCGGCATCGCCGAGCGCAAGGAGGCCATCGCCGAGATAGAGGCCGACATCGAGGAGCTGGAGTCCGAACTCGCGGACTCGCGCATCCCCGAACTCACCGCGGAGGTGGAGTCCATCGAGGCGGAGATCGACGACCTCGAGGACCGGACCGACGACCTCGACGGCGACCTGAACGAACTCCAGCTCGAGAAGCAGTACGCCGAGGAGGCCATCGAGGGCCTGCACGACGACATCGAGGCGGCCCAGAACAAGAAGGCCGAACACGAGGAGCGCATCGCGGACATCGAGGAGACCATCGACGAGAAGGAGGCGGAACTCGAGGCCAAGCGCCGGAAGGTGCTCGAACTCGAGAACGAACTCTCCGAACTCAAGGACGAACGCGAGGACCTCCGCGAGGACCTGAAGGAGGCCGAGAAGGCACGCGACTCGGTCAAGTCGCAGGTCGACGCGGTGAAGAGCAAGCTCGACTCGCTCACGGACACCCGCGAGCAACTCGCCTGGGAGATCGAGAACCTGGAGGAGGAGGTCGGGGACTACGACCCCGAGGACATCCCGGACCACGACGAGGTCGTCCGCATGGTCGAGTGCTTCGAGGGCGACATGAACGCGATGGAGCCGGTGAACATGAAGGCCATCGACGACTACGACGAGGTCAAAGACGCCCTCGACACGCTGGTCGAGGGGCGTGACACGCTCACCGAGGAGCGCGACGGCATCGTCGAGCGCATCGAGTCCTACGAGGCCCAGAAGAAGCAGACGTTCATGGACTCCTTCGAGGCCATCGACGAGAACTTCCAGGAGATCTTCTCCCAGCTCTCGGCCGGGACGGGCCACCTCCACCTCGAGGACGAGGCGGACCCCTTCGACGGCGGCCTGACGATGAAGGCCCAGCCGGGGGACAAGCCCATCCAGCGCCTCGACGCGATGTCCGGCGGCGAGAAGTCGCTCACGGCGCTGGCGTTCATCTTCGCCATCCAGCGCCACAACCCGGCACCGTTCTACGCGCTGGACGAGGTCGACGCCTTCCTCGACGCGGTCAACGCCGAGCGCGTCGGCCAGATGGTCGACGAACTCGCGGGCCGCGCGCAGTTCGTCGTGGTCTCGCACCGCACCGCGATGCTCGACCGGTCCGAGCGCGCCATCGGCGTGACGATGCAGCAGGACAACGTCTCGGCGGTGACGGGCATCGACCTGTCCGAGGGCGGTGACGTCGACGAGGAGGTGCCAGCCGATGACTAG
- a CDS encoding segregation and condensation protein A, translating into MTSDGPEQRGGPSETRTGSEATREESEEPERSGGSSEGASGERSDDENPESLLNIAGHEDRTPPGEEENPFGGDADGEPAESAQSDGSADPDEFYAGDEDDLDEVLAEDEEDAEADEAEQPAMDEVLPDDDAMVDGDEGAVEPVELLVQLAKRGDIDPWDIDIVRVTDEFLDALEDADLRTSGRALFYASVLLRMKGDELIHGSDDDEDEEELAPWEQPFADEAPQEPPDPDHDPVAGLEAEMERRLDRKQVRGTPETLDELVRDLREAERGSWWKRQREYDTSDSPRGFQRGTQTLDYHSGDDFRVDDEPTEDEVTGTTHEEDIEEIIDDVRAALHEHYDQGRAEVLYAEIDTVGGSRVQTFLALLFLAHRGQVRLQQDELFGDLWVQDPTAARGSEEAVAD; encoded by the coding sequence ATGACTAGCGACGGTCCGGAGCAACGCGGAGGACCGTCGGAAACCCGAACGGGGAGCGAAGCGACCCGGGAGGAGAGCGAGGAACCGGAGCGAAGCGGCGGCTCCTCGGAAGGCGCGAGCGGGGAGCGAAGTGACGACGAGAACCCCGAGAGCCTCCTGAACATCGCGGGGCACGAGGACCGGACGCCGCCCGGTGAAGAAGAGAACCCCTTCGGCGGCGACGCCGACGGAGAACCCGCCGAATCCGCACAATCCGACGGGTCAGCGGACCCGGACGAGTTCTACGCGGGCGACGAGGACGACCTCGACGAGGTGCTGGCCGAGGACGAGGAGGACGCCGAGGCGGACGAGGCCGAGCAGCCGGCCATGGACGAGGTCCTGCCCGACGACGACGCGATGGTCGACGGCGACGAGGGCGCGGTCGAGCCCGTCGAGTTGCTGGTTCAGTTGGCCAAACGGGGCGACATCGACCCGTGGGACATCGACATCGTCCGCGTCACCGACGAGTTCCTCGACGCGCTGGAGGACGCGGACCTCCGGACCTCGGGCCGCGCGCTGTTCTACGCGAGCGTCCTGCTCCGGATGAAGGGCGACGAGCTCATCCACGGGAGCGACGACGACGAGGACGAGGAGGAACTCGCGCCGTGGGAGCAGCCCTTCGCGGACGAGGCGCCACAGGAGCCCCCGGACCCGGACCACGACCCGGTCGCGGGGCTGGAGGCGGAGATGGAGCGCCGGCTCGACCGCAAGCAGGTCCGCGGGACGCCGGAGACGCTGGACGAACTCGTGCGGGACCTGCGCGAGGCCGAGCGCGGGTCGTGGTGGAAGCGCCAGCGCGAGTACGACACGAGCGACTCGCCGCGGGGCTTCCAGCGCGGGACGCAGACGCTCGACTACCACTCGGGCGACGACTTCCGGGTCGACGACGAGCCGACCGAGGACGAGGTGACGGGCACGACCCACGAGGAGGACATCGAGGAGATCATCGACGACGTGCGCGCGGCCCTGCACGAGCACTACGACCAGGGTCGGGCGGAGGTGCTGTACGCGGAGATCGACACGGTCGGCGGCTCGCGCGTGCAGACGTTCCTCGCGCTGTTGTTCCTCGCCCACCGCGGGCAGGTCCGGCTCCAGCAGGACGAACTGTTCGGCGACCTCTGGGTGCAGGACCCGACCGCGGCCCGTGGCTCCGAGGAAGCGGTCGCGGACTGA
- a CDS encoding helix-turn-helix domain-containing protein, whose product MGVIADFTVGAEDFDLGAPTEGGTELNIEVEPIVPASDQVFPYVWVTGEYESFEEGMEACEYAEHYEFVEQLGERRLYRITWNEGIHDLLACFVEANGTILRARGGNGWRFTVRFPDDASVSKFHGMCQERDIHLDLHRLTHVEEGADSAADEFGLTPEQREALMHAVKTGYFSIPRQSTLDDIAEQFDISNQAASERIRRATEKVLRQALVDQVDALVEHP is encoded by the coding sequence ATGGGGGTCATTGCCGATTTCACCGTGGGCGCCGAGGACTTCGACCTGGGCGCACCGACGGAGGGGGGAACAGAACTGAACATCGAGGTCGAACCCATCGTGCCCGCGTCCGATCAGGTGTTCCCGTACGTCTGGGTCACCGGAGAGTACGAGTCGTTCGAGGAAGGTATGGAGGCGTGTGAGTACGCCGAGCACTACGAGTTCGTCGAGCAACTCGGCGAGCGACGCCTCTATCGCATCACCTGGAACGAGGGCATCCACGACCTGCTGGCGTGTTTCGTGGAGGCCAACGGGACGATTCTCCGCGCGCGCGGCGGGAACGGCTGGCGCTTCACCGTCCGATTCCCGGACGATGCGAGCGTGAGCAAGTTCCACGGGATGTGTCAGGAGCGCGACATCCACCTCGACCTGCACCGGCTCACCCACGTCGAGGAGGGTGCCGACAGCGCGGCCGACGAGTTCGGCCTGACGCCGGAACAGCGCGAGGCCCTGATGCACGCGGTGAAGACGGGGTACTTCTCGATTCCGCGCCAGTCGACGCTCGACGACATCGCCGAGCAGTTCGACATCTCGAACCAGGCGGCCTCCGAGCGCATCCGGCGCGCGACGGAGAAGGTGCTGCGACAGGCGCTCGTCGACCAGGTCGACGCGCTCGTCGAGCACCCCTGA
- a CDS encoding HEAT repeat domain-containing protein yields the protein MGLLSGSGDADRAEELCELARTDPDAAAAEADELRELLTSGDTDTRTAAADGLSHLAASHPDAVEPAIDRLLTRLEDGDASSRRRAADALVALADADPSAFGAWVETTTPYIEDDDPYVRATVANVLALVAADRPSNVTAAVEDLWTALVDPGDWDVRTFATGALADIAVRHPEEVVPAVEQTVSNAREPVPALQVAAVDLLAAVGAERPGVVDEEVDAVLASVAQDAPPAQRAAALLAIGRLGRAVPGGVPTALDTVVPALAADEGEVRRAAAAAYVTVVEKHPDVLPTDEGTRQRLWWLADEVDLPIEAVLDRLS from the coding sequence ATGGGACTGCTGAGCGGGTCGGGCGACGCCGACCGCGCCGAGGAACTCTGCGAACTGGCACGGACGGACCCCGACGCGGCCGCGGCCGAGGCGGACGAGCTCCGGGAACTGTTGACCAGCGGTGACACCGACACGCGAACCGCGGCGGCGGACGGCCTCTCCCACCTCGCGGCGTCGCATCCGGACGCGGTCGAGCCGGCCATCGACCGCCTGCTCACCCGACTCGAAGACGGTGACGCGAGTTCGCGCCGGCGCGCCGCCGACGCGCTGGTCGCGCTCGCCGACGCCGACCCGTCGGCCTTCGGCGCCTGGGTCGAGACGACGACGCCGTACATCGAGGACGACGACCCCTACGTCCGGGCGACGGTCGCGAACGTCCTCGCGCTCGTCGCGGCCGACCGACCGAGCAACGTCACCGCGGCGGTCGAGGACCTCTGGACCGCGCTGGTCGATCCCGGCGACTGGGACGTCCGGACGTTCGCGACCGGCGCGCTCGCGGACATCGCGGTGCGCCACCCCGAGGAGGTCGTGCCGGCCGTCGAGCAGACCGTCTCGAACGCCCGCGAGCCCGTGCCGGCGCTCCAGGTCGCGGCGGTCGACCTGCTCGCGGCCGTCGGTGCGGAACGCCCCGGCGTGGTGGACGAGGAGGTGGACGCGGTGCTCGCGTCGGTCGCACAGGACGCGCCGCCGGCCCAGCGCGCCGCCGCGTTGCTCGCCATCGGTCGTCTCGGCCGCGCGGTCCCGGGTGGTGTCCCGACCGCGCTCGACACCGTCGTCCCGGCACTCGCGGCCGACGAGGGCGAGGTCAGGCGGGCCGCGGCGGCCGCCTACGTCACCGTGGTCGAGAAGCACCCCGACGTCCTCCCGACCGACGAGGGGACCCGCCAGCGGCTCTGGTGGCTCGCGGACGAGGTCGACCTGCCGATAGAAGCGGTGCTCGACCGGCTGTCCTAA